The nucleotide window GTGGGGGGCAATGTTGTCGTCAGCTATCCGCGAGCTGGCAGAGCGGGCGCCCGCCTTGTCGGCCTTCTTCGGCTTCTTCCATTTGCCGTTTTCCGGCACATGAATGGGATAGGAGATGCATAGTAGCGGATCGAGTGAAAGCTGGAAGAGCTTCTTGTGGTAGGGGCGTGCCGGTGTCAGAATACCAGCCAGGTCGCGAATGGGAAACCCAGCCACGTGCTCCCAGGGGACGATTTGCGTGCCGGACTCGGTCATGAGGTGGTCATCGTGATGACGGTGctgggcggaggcggtccCGACGTCGCTCTCCCTGCGCGTGTGGACGGATAGGCGTTCCAAAAggaggtcctcggcgtcatGCACCGTCTCGGCAGATTCCGCGGCGCTGGAAACGGGCGGCTGAACGTTGGGTGGGTAGTGAAAGACAAAAGCCGGGCCGTCGCGAGAGCGGttgatgacgagggcgacggccaggaaGTTGTCGGAGTTGATGCAGGTCATGGCCGCGGTAGGACGTcagaggcggcgagcatggcACTGGCGGCCGACTACGGTACGCGCGGCATGGCCGGGGCCGGTGGCAGGTCCGGTATCGAATGGACACGGAGCTGGGGAGCGGCCGAGATCAAGCTGGCAATGCCGCCGAGGTGGGGCAGccggggggtggtggtggtgacgagtGAGGTTGGAGTTTGGAGGGTTTGGCCGGGATGAGTTCGGCTGAGGTGTCTTGAGCtccgtggcgggcgggacggTGGTAGTGGACGGTGGGAGCTGTGCGTTACATCGGATCGGTGCTCGAGGGGACCCACTAAGGTACCTAGAGCACAGCCGAACAGCAGTGGCATGCATTAGTACCTGACCTGGTAGGTACCCTTAGAGTGCACCTCACTGGTAAACTGGAATCATTATAGGGGCCCTGACAGTGGAGGCTCCTAGCGGGGTGCAGAGGGGGGTCCTGGAAGTCCAGCGCCCGTGACCATCGTCAGGGCCGCATCTATAGATTCATTGCAGGCTCCAAGTCCGCGCCTAGTAAGGGACCGCGGCCCAACGTCGGCGAGGGATTTTGAACGACCGGCAGTCCATGAAGCGCCCCGGAGGCTGTCCTGTCCGTCCATTGTGACCTTGGGTCACGCTGAgagggcgccgagacgccgccacTGGCGAGCGAGTCACGGGGCTCACGTCAACCATcagctgccctgcccttAGCACGCATACAGCatacctactaaggtaggtggAGGTAGTTAGGTTGTGCCCCGGCTGTCGCGCCCGGGTGCCGCCGATGTCGCCGAGGCTGCGTTGCagccgcatcgcatcgcatcccAGCTGTGCTCACGCGAACATGTGCTGCCGTCTGCAATGTATAGCCAAGCGCACAGTTTGTCGGGTCCAATTCGTGCCTGCGCCTGCACCTGTGCGGCAACAGATGTGATGTGACCCTGGACGGGACGTGGAGGCGATTCCGTCTGCGTTGGACAAGCATGTCTCGACCCCCTTTTGATCAGGCACCCTAACGttagttacttcgtactagTACGATAGACAATACGGTGCCCAAGTTTGCTCGTAATACAGACTTGTGCCTACCTCCTATCTCCAGTACTCTGGTACGGGCGAAGGTGCCCTGCTAACCACAGGGCTGGCCGTATTGAGAGGATCCAACCTCAGCGCCAGTCGGGCAGCCCTTGCCGAGACTGGGTTAGCGCGCGCCAACGTGAGTGAGCCCGAGTCTGGTACGAAGTGGTAGGTCTGGATGGATCAATGCCCTGGAGCGTCTCGACCGCCCAAAAGCCCCCCCGAGGCAAATTTCCATACGTTCCAAATGGCGCTGTTGGCGGCCCTTAACATGTCGCGGCGCCCGCAATTCGACGCCACTGTGCCTGGCGGTTCAGCGTCCCCGCCCTGCGGCCCCTTTCCGAGCCgccagggcgacgccgctcactcgcagccccctccccccatctGCCCCAGCCAGTCGAGTGGGTTGGCTTCCAGCTTCAGCGcagagagcgagcgaggcaaAGGAAAGTTGACGGGCTGTCATGGAGAGTCAAGCACCAACAACCAACCAACAACTGGCTGAGCGGGCTGCGTCTGCCCCTCCTGatcgcccctcccccttttgGGAGCGAGCCGAACGCGTCGCTGCCCAGGAGGCCCCCGTGGTGGCGGACAAAAAAGAACGGGACAGTAATGGCAGCTAATGGTATGGACActcggcagctgcagccggGCCCGTAATAATTTGCAAAGGAACCCAACGAAAAAAAATGTGGCATCTTCCGTGCAACGCAGAGCGACCGGTAGGTACGGCTTCTGTCCCATGTCCAGCCAGAGAGGCAATGTCCACACCACCCTCCCCCtcccaggcaggcaggcaggcagacagggTCACTCCTTCCTTATGCCAAATAGTGGCCACAGCGTCTTTCACATGGCCTCTCTGCCTCGTTTGACTGGCCCACCCactcccttcctccccttcgCCGCCCGTGAAACTTCCCAACTCCCCCCTCTTTGACTACTGCTTGGAACGGCAACAGGTCGTGTGCTTGTCTCCAACGTCAACCCGCCGTCTTTGCTGTCGCCTCGGCTCCTGGCTAACGCACTGGTCGCCAGTAAACGGCGTCGCCTGCAGCCCTCTGTCAcgcgccacctcgtcgaTCGCGCTCGTTGCTCGCCTCGACTGCTATCCACGGGGCCTCTCATCAGGAAATGCCCAATTCGTGAATTATTCTTCTCGTTTGGATTCTCGATTCTTCTCTTAACCCAACTCATTTCCTCTCACAACCCACTGCTACGTCGCCCGAAatgtcgcccgccgccgccatcgccaacggcgagcACGGACACGTGCGCTTCATCCCCCAGACGTACGACAACACCGACTCGCGCCGCTCCGCCCTCAAGCTCATTCTCACTCTCATGCCTCACTGGGCTGCCGATGAGGCCCACATTGACCTTGTCCGCTTCACCGATGGCATCACCAACACGCTGCTAAAGGCCGTCAACCGTCGCCCTGGCCAGTCCAAGGCAGACATGGaccgcgacgccatccttTTGCGGGCCTATggcaacggcaccgacgTGCTCATTGACCGTGAGCGCGAGGCCGCTAATCATGAGCTGCTTATGCGCTACAACCTCGCCCCtgagctgctggcccgcTTCGCAAACGGCATGCTTTACCGCTTCATTCCCGGGGCCGTCGCACAGCCCAAAGACCTGGCCAACCCCGACATTCTTTCCgccgtggcgaggaggctCGCCCAGTGGCACGCGACTGTCCCCTGCCTTCCAGGCTCGGGCGTCAAGTCTGACAACTCTAGCACCGGTGCCGCCAATGGCGACGATGAACGTGCCAAGATCATCAATGCCGCTCCTGGCAAGCCGTTCCCCAATGTCTGGACGACCATGCAGAAGTGGATCTTGGCGCTTCCGACCGAtacgcagcagcagagagAGCGCCGTGATCGTCTGCAAAGTGAGCTCGAGGGCATGATTCAGAAGCTGAGCCAGCGTCCAGGCCTCGGCGACAACGGGGTAAGACATCGCTGCAGCATCCCCTGCGCGCCTGCCAAGTATACTGTCGCTAACGAGATGCTATCTACCTCATAGCTGGTCTTTGCTCACTGCGACCTCCTCAGTGCCAACGTCATCATCCACCGCCAGGGTAATGCCGCTACGACGGTGAGCTTCATCGACTACGAATATGGCACCCCATCACCCGTGGCCTTCGACGTCGCAAACCATTTCGCGGAATGGGCCGGCTATGACTGCGACTACGCTGCGGTCCCCACACGGGCTCAGCGGCTGGCCTTTGTCCGCGAATACATCAAGGCGTATGCCAAGCTGTCTGGCACCGCCatggatgaggaggaggagacgcaGAAGCTGATGGATGAGGTGGACGAGTTCCGTGGGGTCCCGGGTTTCTATTGGGGCATCTGGTCTCTGATCCAGGCCACCATCTCACACATTGACTTTGACTACGCCTCGTACGCTGAGGAGCGGCTGGGCGAGTATTGGGCGTacaaggccgaggtggaTGGCAGCCGCGAAGCATCCGGCAAGGAAATGCCGCTCCGGGAGAAGACGTGGTCAAGCCGCGAATGAAGCAGGCCAAGCAAGAACAGGGGGAGACAACGGGGGcgcttcatcatcaccaccactacgTCCGGCGCTAGTATGCGGAatcgcgacgccgcccagcttaTCATTCCGCGGAGCGAAGAGCGAGCTGGAGAGGCatcgcgctcgccggcgacgcaaGACGATGACCTAGGCCCGATTGCGGAGCAGCACTCGCCGGCAAGGCTCCGAATGGGGTACGAGCAGCGATGAGCGCGCTCGGTACAACGTAACGACACAAGAGACGGTTGATACGCAAAAGCTAGATCGGGGAATGGGCCAGAAGACGTGGCAGCCATTCAACATAGCGCTCCTGGGATATAACACTGGTGGTACTACTTATCATGTACCCGAGTCGCAGTAGGACCATTAACTCAGTACTCGTACGACAGCAGAGCAACTTAATACACATGACACTTTATAAGTCGCGGCTGGGTCCCTCTTCCCTCTTCCCTATCAGCTCTTCACTTGCACCCTGCGAGTAGCGAGTAGACTAGGTACAAATGCAGGAGCCAGCGCATGGCAGAAGGCCCCGGTCGGGCGCTGATGATTCTATTGATGGTGGTGTCGGCCGAAAGAAAATGGACGCGGCTGACGTCGACGGTCCAGGTTGGGCACTtgccacaccaccaccagcaacgtacgaagtacaagaCGTAGGAAGGTTTGTGCTATGCTATATACATATGATGCATGCATGACTGACTGTCTTGGGCGTATGGCGGACCGCCTCGGCTGGAGGGACGCGACTCAATGCCCCTCCAAGACTTTGTACAGTACGGTACGATGaaagcacggcggcgagcggaaCCCCCCCTTCGTCGCAGACCAACAGGCGTCGGTCAGAGAACATGAGTGGACGGAGTTACTATGCGATGGTGTGACAGGTGACGCAGCGCCTGGCATGAGGGCTCGCCGGGTTGGTTCGGGAAGCGTCATGGCGGCCCAGCTGGGGGACAGTGGGAATGACGCAGACACCAAGAGAGCACGCACACCAAGGGAGCACACACGACGTCGAAGGAGCAGAATCGGGacgaaggagggagggatggatggatggctgggcatcggcgccggtgcAGCAGAGAAGACGCACGCAGGCATATGCGGAGAGGCGAggtgcggcgcgggagcgggcGCCGGTGGgatgcggtgcggtgcggcgcggcgcggtgcgaTTCGGTTCGGTTCGGTGCGGTGGTTATGGCATACAGATTTGTTACTTGCGACTGTACTACGGACTGCCACGCATGTACGAGCCACGAAGCATccaaggcggtggcggcggcggcggcggcggcggcgggctaGAGCTGAGGCACGGcgagcccagccagccagcgtccTTTTCTCTCTGGCGGTGCACGACACGGGGCCGCGTCTTGCGtggacagcagcaggaagcAGCGCATgagcaggtaggcaggcaggtagcAAGCAGGGGGGCTCAGGCAGGGCTCAGGCTGAAGGAGGCGTGGGGGGCGAGCTGACGCTGATTGGGGACATGCGGAGGCAGCACGTTGTGTGGCTTCTTCGCGATGCAGGTTTCGGCTCGCCGTGGATTGCGCGagccagagagagagagagagtgcGTCGAGTCGAGGAAGCATGATGAGCTCATCCGGCATGTCATGccatgggggggggggtccagTCGGTCGGTTGGTCGGACGGATGGACGAGGGGGCACGCACGGGAGCGGGCGCGAGCATCATGGCTAGCAAAAAGCATGGCACAAGGCAAGGCGGgggaggtgaggcgaggcgaggcgaggctaGGGTATGGGCATGAGTGAGCATGAGTGAGCATGAGCACATAAACATGAGCATGAGCATGAGCATGAGCATGGCATGGTCATGGTCACGGATGATCGCGGTCATGGATGGGCATGGCCATGGGtgcccgggcgggcgaggcatGGCCAAGAACGAGGGCCAGACGGCGAGTGATGAGAGATGCAATGCAGTGGCCTCGAGCTACTAACCATGCTTGCCATGTACTGTATGTGTTCGTACCaccttcccttcccttccctccaTTTTCCCATTTTCCTTGCCGGGGAACCCCacccctcttccccccccccccgacgCCTGTTATTTAGGGCACGACCTGCGCGCCTCCGAGTGCGGTCTGCTACAAGCTGTCGGCTTGGTGGCTGGCAGCCGCACACTGTGTCCACACAGTCACTTTCCCTGCGGCTGTACGGTGCGAAGGGAACCTGAAACGTGCCACCCGTCCGTACCTGCCGAGATGTCTGCATCACCTGGCTAATcacagccgccggcgcggccccaCTACAGAccagacagagagacagcccgtcgtcggcaaggcaagcaaggcgaggcaaggcaaggcaaggcaggaaGGCAGGCGCAGGCCTGAGGAATCTCGACCAAAAAGGCCCAGAAAAATTAAAATTCTGGCCGTCGCAGAGTGGAcaacagacagacagactgGGAGGCAGCGGACGGGGGACAGCGGGCCTTGGGGCAAGGCAGGTAACCTACCTATCTGCCTGCGCAGCAGACGGGCACGGCGCATCAGCAGTAGACGAGGAGGACTCACCTCGACGATGCGTCCACCTGTGCCCGCCTTGAAAATACGAAGCAGCTCGGGGTGAAGAGTTTATTGACACCAAGGCACTGtgcctaggtaggtagttgGTACCTTGTCCAGGCTCTAATCGCCTAGGTAAATTTAgtacccaaggtacctaggtGACCTGCTCAAACAGCTCTTGCCCtggatgccatgccatgtctgcctgccctggcccctccctccatcctACCCGCGGTCCTCttgcctgctcctcctcttcctcctcctcctcctcctcctccaccatccATGAATCCCCCCCCAATCCCCATCATTCCCGTCACATCCCCAtcccggcccagcccagccactTTTTTCTCCTGCCGACAGTCGCACGGGTGGACCGACGGTGGCCCATGTCCACCACGCACACCTCACCCCAAACACACCCCCGtctcccagcccagcccagtcccTCTGCCCCAGTGCAAGACAGCTccccagcccgcgccgggtGGCCCGTGACCTGCTgaagccgcccgctgccaccaccgcccggACCCCCAGCTTCCAAGCTTCCTTCGGCCTCACGCCTTGCGACggtcgcgacgacgacgtcaacacCGAGCGATTGCACCGACGACACAGGCACCtacagcgacggcgacgccataGCGGCCCTGGAATCTCAACGGCGCAGGCGCAACGATAGAGTCCCTTTGCGCCCTTTCGCAACATCCACTACCTCCtctcgcgccccccccctggtTCCcaggcagcgccgcctcggccagagACTAAGACTCTTCGGAACCGGGAACCATggaccctgccgccgcctgccttgAACCCGCCGACATGTCCTGAAGGCGCCGAAGCTTCTTCGAACGTCCACCTCCAGCTActcgtgcagcagcagcagcagcagcagcaacaccagcagcagtagcagcagcggcggcggcggcggccagcagcaaaGGTGGCGCCCTtcgcccgcaccgcccgtTGACTTACTCATCTCATTCTTTGCCGTAACGAGAAGCCATGCCATGAGTGGCATGATGAGTCCGCCGTTAGCACCGACAccgccgtctccatcgccaTGTCAGCACCGGACGTCCACGGCGACATCGACCGCGCCATCCGCCAGCTTCTCGACCAGCAGGCCGACATTCAGTCGcgcctcatcgtcctcgctACCACCAAACATGGCTTCGATCTGCCCCGGGAGCTGGACATGCTCCGCCACAAGCACCGCGTGCtccaagccgtcgtcgaccaccATGGTGCGCCGCGTCTCACCTCCCCCCGTGTCGCCGCATTGTTTCTGTTGCGCCCATGTCCGTGCCTGCTGACGCCAGACCTTCCGCTTCcaggcctgccgccgcgactgCCTGTCTTATCTCAGATGGAAGAAGCCAGGGCGCTGCAGTATCACTGCGAGTGTCTCGAGGCCGCCTGTCTGCAACATCGTATGCTTATCCTGCTCCAGCTTCTCATCAATTCGCACGGTTTCCTGACAGTGACGTTTAGAGGTCGATGCGGCCAAGCAGCTGAGGCAGTCATCCGCCGATGGCCCCGCGGGTTTCGTCGAGTGGCTCGACCGGCACATGGACCTTCATGACCGCTCGCTGAGAGCTATCAACCAACTCCAGGGCGGCTACTATCCCCAAACCTCACCGCTTGCGTCCCCTTTCAGGTGCCCTGACGCCCACTGCATCCACTATGTCTACGGCTTCCCGAACCAGTCCGAACGGGACGCTCACGCCCAGCAAGCGCACAGGCCCCACACGAAGCGAGACTCAGGCTTCTCCATGGGCAActctccgccgctgccgctgtccgAGCATCCGGTATTGCGCATTGAGACATTTCAGGCATCCACGAGCCAGCCTGCACACGCACCCCCAGGACGGCaaggctcgtcgtcgtttaGCTTGCCTCCCCTCAGCCTGCCTCCCCCGTCGAGAGATGACAGAGGCACCTCGCTGGCTTCGAATATCTTCGacgatggccgccgcggcaccaGAAGGAGCTCGGGCATCTCGGAAGGGGAAcctctgctgccgccgctcaaGAAAGCAAGGCTGAGCCAGCCGCGTCTGGAGTCCATTGGCGAGCTACAGCTGCTGCGAGACAACGGGCCGTGTCTGCCCTGCGCAGTGACACGTAAGGAGGTAATGAATGGCGATTATTCAACTCTCTTCATGGTGTTATGATTGACTGAGCTCCTCGCAGTGTGATGACGGCCAGCCCTGTTCAAATTGCAGTAACAGCCCTCCCTATCACCGCGACGCGTTTTGGGCAGATGTGGGCTGCTTCCGCGAATCTGTTGTATCCTTTGCCGACACATTTCTCCCAGGTATGTTATGGATGCTGCGCCTAGTTGACATCATCAAACAAGCCTAACAGTCATTCCTGAAGCGCCGCTCTCACCACGACAGACCCGCACGCCCATCACGTCTCCACTTGCACAGCGACGGAGTGTCAACGAATACCTCAAGAACAACTACTTGTTTGAACCAGCTGTAGCAGAGGCAGTCACAAACGGTTTGGACTTTGAAGACGGGTTTTGGTGGTCGGCACAAGTTGATGCCGCTTACGCTGCAGATGACAGCACATCAGGCTACAGCAGAGAGGCCAACACCTACGCTCCTCCAGTATTCTCGACGCTCATCAACAGGTGGCTCATAATACAGACCTCCCACGATTTGCCACGGTTATTGAAAGCCAGCGGCAGGCTGTCTGTGTCCCGGGATGAAGAGGAGCAAACCTATCCGGCGCTGTACAATGCCAAGCTGCTTCTCCGCGAAGCGGTTGTCTACGGCGTGCTGCAGCCGCACGTGCCGCTTCGCTTCAACTCGCATGATCCCCgccagtcgccgcccgagaaTGCCGATCTGGACGAGCACGCGAGACTTCTGCAAGAATGTCTGGTGCGCTTCCTCAAGTCTGTGGAGTCGCTCGTCTCGCACAGCTTTGCGGCGGACCCAAGCGTGATAATGGCAAATTTCATGGCCATGTGCATATTCAGCGCCGTCCGCACCCTGTTTCTCGACTTCTCCAGATCACAGGTCAACCCCCATCAGCCTCGCTCTGCCGGACCAGAGTCGGATGAGTCGGTTCATGCTAGGTacaaggccctcgtcgctctgTATTCGTCTCGATGTCCAATGTTGGAAGACATGTCATACAACGGCTTTACGGAACACGAGCTGTCGCTCCTTCGAGATGTCAGCGAGGTGCTGGACAGGAAGGCCTGGGATGAGGAGCGCATCGGCTCCAGCGCCGACTTTCTGATGAAACTTGGGGACGGTATCGCCAGGACGCGCTCAGGGCCGCTCGGCTTTCTTCAACAACGATGGCCCGACGGCCTTTCCTGGGAATCGTGGCAAGCCCCCATGTTGCAGACGGTTCAAGGGCCGAGACGGTCAGCGCCTGCTGTTCCCAACCTGGCCGTCCTCCAGCCCTGGGGGCGCGTCACGCAGGATGATAGTGTCCTCGGGCAGGCGAACGAATCGGACCTTCGGCCGACATCCGAGACGGACCGTGAGCGTGTGAGAAGACACACAGTCGGGGAGTCGCCCGTGTATCCTCGCTCCGCGGAGTCGTATCCGCACTCTCCCGGGTCGCCCTCGAGATTCAGGGCCCCGCCGTACCCACGGACGCAGCTCCGTAGAGTCTACTGCGACAAGTGCAATGAGTATCCTGAGGGGTTTcgcggcgagcacgagctgcggcgccacACCGAGGCGAAGCACTCAGCCATGGTGAGGCGTTGGTTGTGCTGCGTGCCTGAGAGTCCGAGTGACCGGTCTATCCAGCCTGTCGTGCCCTTGTCGGCCTGCAAGGCTTGCATGGGGCTGAAACAATACGGCGCGTActacaacgccgccgcgcatcTCCGCCGCGCTCATTTTCATCCGCAtcgcggcggcaaggcaaGCGGTGACTGGCCTCCAATGTCAGTCCTCAAGGACTGGATGAAGGAAGTGCGGCAGCCCATGGATGGTGGTAACGACCTCGACAGCGGGGGCGAGGATGAAGACATCGACCCCATCGCCGACCCTTCGCCGTCTTCCGCGAGACCCGGCCCTGGCTCGTCGATGCAACGCTCGTTTTTTGTCTCCTCCCTCAGAGATCCGTGGCATCGAGAAGGTGGGAGTGGTagcggcaccgtcggcgccatcgctACTCTACCCGAAAACCGCAGCCAATGTCCCAACCCAGACTGCGGGCGCATCGTCAaggacctcgccgcgcacATGCTCACGCATCAGGAGGAACGGCCAGAGAAGTGCCCCATAGCGTCGTGCGAGTATCACACCAAGGGCTTCGCGAGGAAATATGACAAGAACAGGCATGCCTTGACGCACTACCGCGGCACCATGGCATGCCCGTTCTGCCCTGGCATGGGATCACCATACGAAAAGACGTTCCTCCGTGCCGACGTTTTCAAGCGGCACCTCGCCAACGCTCACAACGTCGAGCAGACACCGCCCAATAGCCGCGGTGGGGGCAGGCTGCTGAACGCAATGCATGATCCGAGCGGCCAGGAACACGTCGCAGCCGGGGCGGGCACTGGCGCGGGGGCGAGGTGCTCCATCTGCGGCGGACGCTTTGCCGGGGCTCAGGACTTTtacgagcacctcgacgagtGCGTGCTCAGCGTCATCGTGCCGGCGGGATACGCCTCTGCCGGAGTCTCAACTGGCCCCGCTCCCCACGCAGCTGGCTCagcggcagcgtcgacggATCACGATCCGCGAGGGACTgaggaggacaagaagcccatgccacagcagcagccacaccCTCCGCAACCGCAATTGCAACAGCctccgcagcagccacaacagcagcagcagtctcCCCCGCCCTCAGCTGGACCTGGATCGGCCGGCCCTAGATGGTGACAGGCTATCGTCGCCAAAGAAATCGACAATCTTCTTGTTGATGAAACCCATCGGGACGGCTCGCTGCGTGAGCATATATATTTATCAACGCAGTAGCGCACATCAGCAACACGAGCAGTCAAAGCTGGCTTCTCTTGGACATCGAAAGTACGAGCTACGATAAGCACTGATTTGAACTCGAGATACCAAAATACCAAGACGCTGGGCGTGGAGGCGTAAAGACAGACGCGGGAGTCACGTGCGGGGTTTGTTCCGAATCCTTTCCATTCAAGTGTGTATTTTTTTCCCCTGAGGAGTTGTGCTTTAGCACCTTGCTCTGCTTTCTTCTATTTCCCCGTTGTGATACCACAGCAAATGCCGACGACATTGCTCGCCCCCTTTTAATGCTTCCCGTCGCcatgccggcgatgacgtGAAGACTATGCATATATCATGAATGCTGAATGGCGATGCCCAAAAAAGACTGAAAGTCGACCGTTGTCTCAAGACGCTCGTGCGCGAGACTCCAAAACGCCGCAACACAAAAATGCTCCAAAGCCATTCCATCATGCTAGAATCCCGACAGATATTCTGCCAAAGCCTCCGCCATCTCAAAACGTAGTGCTCATCACGACCCTGTGGCACCACCTACTttgagctcgccgacgtctcGTCAATCTTCTCGCTCAAAACGCCACCGCCAGTGCGAGGGTTCTTGGGGCTCGAGCGCTTGAAGTAGTCGTGGATCTCCTGCGAGAACTCGCCATCATCTGGCATTCCGTGGCCCTCGTGCTCCGTCTCCTTGGGGCCGCGGGCAGACTGGACAGCCTCCCACTCGGCGCGCATGTCCTCGATCTTGGCCTTCCAGTCGAGCTCGGGGTCATAGGTCTTGCCGATGCCTCGGATGCGCTCCCAGACACTCAAGTGGGTGGggttgacggcgacgccgtgatactcgtcggccttgccctGGCGAATGTAGTTCCAGCggcgctcctgctccttgagGTCAAGGCCAGTGGTGTCGGGGAGGAACAGCCAGGTGAGGAGcatgccagccaggccgAACCAGGGAACAACGTAGAACTTGGTCTGGTCGTCAATGTAGTTGTACAGGACCGAGGCGAGCAAGGCACCCGCCTTGCCCAGGCAGGCGGAGAATCCGTGTGCAGTGGCGCGGATGGGGGTAGGGAAGACCTCACCAGCCACAAGGAAAGTGACCGAGTTGGGGCCAAACTGGTTGAAGAATGAGGAGATGAAGTACATGGCCTGGAAGCCATGAATGCCGGCGGGGCTGGTGTAGTACTCGTACTTGAATGCCGGGATGACGAACATGAGGAAGCACATGAAGAAGCCAACCTGCTGCATCATCTTGCGGCCGTAGAGCTTGTTGTCAATGAGGACTGAGGCGAGGTAATAGCCGGCGAGCGAGACGGTGATGTTGACGAGATTCCAGGTCCAGGTAGTCATGAGCGACTTGGGGTTGTTCGAAATGACCTTGATGAACTGGCCCTGGAAAAGCTTGTTGCCGTAGAAG belongs to Purpureocillium takamizusanense chromosome 1, complete sequence and includes:
- a CDS encoding uncharacterized protein (COG:S~EggNog:ENOG503NVAC); protein product: MSAPDVHGDIDRAIRQLLDQQADIQSRLIVLATTKHGFDLPRELDMLRHKHRVLQAVVDHHGAPRLTSPRVAALFLLRPCPCLLTPDLPLPGLPPRLPVLSQMEEARALQYHCECLEAACLQHQVDAAKQLRQSSADGPAGFVEWLDRHMDLHDRSLRAINQLQGGYYPQTSPLASPFRCPDAHCIHYVYGFPNQSERDAHAQQAHRPHTKRDSGFSMGNSPPLPLSEHPVLRIETFQASTSQPAHAPPGRQGSSSFSLPPLSLPPPSRDDRGTSLASNIFDDGRRGTRRSSGISEGEPLLPPLKKARLSQPRLESIGELQLLRDNGPCLPCAVTRKECDDGQPCSNCSNSPPYHRDAFWADVGCFRESVVSFADTFLPAPLSPRQTRTPITSPLAQRRSVNEYLKNNYLFEPAVAEAVTNGLDFEDGFWWSAQVDAAYAADDSTSGYSREANTYAPPVFSTLINRWLIIQTSHDLPRLLKASGRLSVSRDEEEQTYPALYNAKLLLREAVVYGVLQPHVPLRFNSHDPRQSPPENADLDEHARLLQECLVRFLKSVESLVSHSFAADPSVIMANFMAMCIFSAVRTLFLDFSRSQVNPHQPRSAGPESDESVHARYKALVALYSSRCPMLEDMSYNGFTEHELSLLRDVSEVLDRKAWDEERIGSSADFLMKLGDGIARTRSGPLGFLQQRWPDGLSWESWQAPMLQTVQGPRRSAPAVPNLAVLQPWGRVTQDDSVLGQANESDLRPTSETDRERVRRHTVGESPVYPRSAESYPHSPGSPSRFRAPPYPRTQLRRVYCDKCNEYPEGFRGEHELRRHTEAKHSAMVRRWLCCVPESPSDRSIQPVVPLSACKACMGLKQYGAYYNAAAHLRRAHFHPHRGGKASGDWPPMSVLKDWMKEVRQPMDGGNDLDSGGEDEDIDPIADPSPSSARPGPGSSMQRSFFVSSLRDPWHREGGSGSGTVGAIATLPENRSQCPNPDCGRIVKDLAAHMLTHQEERPEKCPIASCEYHTKGFARKYDKNRHALTHYRGTMACPFCPGMGSPYEKTFLRADVFKRHLANAHNVEQTPPNSRGGGRLLNAMHDPSGQEHVAAGAGTGAGARCSICGGRFAGAQDFYEHLDECVLSVIVPAGYASAGVSTGPAPHAAGSAAASTDHDPRGTEEDKKPMPQQQPHPPQPQLQQPPQQPQQQQQSPPPSAGPGSAGPRW
- a CDS encoding Ethanolamine kinase (EggNog:ENOG503NW6R~COG:I), whose translation is MSPAAAIANGEHGHVRFIPQTYDNTDSRRSALKLILTLMPHWAADEAHIDLVRFTDGITNTLLKAVNRRPGQSKADMDRDAILLRAYGNGTDVLIDREREAANHELLMRYNLAPELLARFANGMLYRFIPGAVAQPKDLANPDILSAVARRLAQWHATVPCLPGSGVKSDNSSTGAANGDDERAKIINAAPGKPFPNVWTTMQKWILALPTDTQQQRERRDRLQSELEGMIQKLSQRPGLGDNGLVFAHCDLLSANVIIHRQGNAATTVSFIDYEYGTPSPVAFDVANHFAEWAGYDCDYAAVPTRAQRLAFVREYIKAYAKLSGTAMDEEEETQKLMDEVDEFRGVPGFYWGIWSLIQATISHIDFDYASYAEERLGEYWAYKAEVDGSREASGKEMPLREKTWSSRE